A stretch of DNA from Peromyscus maniculatus bairdii isolate BWxNUB_F1_BW_parent chromosome 7, HU_Pman_BW_mat_3.1, whole genome shotgun sequence:
GGGTGAGGAGGGATCATATGCTTGATGACAGAGAACACAACGTATAGTACATACAAAGCACTGCTCCCACAGACTCTGTATCTCTCCTAATCCCAACCTTTACTCTTTCTGTCCCATTACAAGCACATTTGTGTTAATATTTATTATTGGTAGTAAAGTTTACAGAGCACTCTCAGGTGCATTACAACACACAGTGCCGTGCTTCGTCAGGTCAGAAATCCCTTTAACAGACAGACACTGACATTAATGGGTTTATCCTGCCTTTCCAGGGAAGAACTTAGTCAATCTGTAAACTAATATGAACGTTCCTAACTCTTAGCACACTTAATAAACGGTGCTAGTCAAGGTCTGAAAGGGCACCCTTCTCTACCTACAATGAAGAATTtggagttcttttttaaaatttatttttaatttatttaaatttatttaaataaataaaataaaaataaataaatttaatttatttaaaatttatttatttttattttatgtacatttgtgtgtttgccatgggtgttgggtgccctggaactggagttacagacagttttgagctgccagttacagacagttgtgggtgctgagaagtaaacccaggtcctctggaagagcagtcggtgctctcaaccactgagctctgagccctcctctctccagcccagaatttGGAGCTCTTAAAGATAATCTTAAGAAACAGCAAGTCATTCTTGACATTATCTAAGACTCCTTTACTCTACATAATTTTTCTATCTGAACGTTTCTCCCTTGATTATAATTCTCATATCAAATCATAGATGTTTTAAGCAAAACTATTAAAGCATTTTGAGCCTTGAACATTACCTTTATCCTCATATTTCCTTATTCAAACATTTGTATTCCTCAGGATTACATTATCAgtgttcaaaatatattgaaaaatgctattatttttgTATCTAATACCTTGTCAGGGAAAAAAGTCTAAATCATGTTTGTCAGTGGTACAGTCCACAAGgaagtatatttttaatatttatagaatTGGTAAATTCAAACTTACTGTTTAAACTGgtaaggaaaaatattaaaaatgcaaaagTGATCAAGTCAATGAAAGCAaagacaaaggagagaaagaaaatataaggcCATTGTGTGTGTTACTGGTTCTGTTATTTGGATGTTATGAGAAGAAGGAGTCAGGATGTGTGTGAAAGACAATACAAAGAGACTCTgaatggagggggagggagaacaagCCGGTACAGGACATCCTCGTCCACTGTGCTTCATGATTTTTCTAGAGACTTCCAGTTCTTTTCAACAGATGCCCAGACTGCTCCTCTAGACAGACAGCAATGGGGAATAAGACAAGATGGTAAATACGTAAAGTGAATAGAAGAAAAGACTGAAGAGGCTTGAAGCATCCTTACTGTTCAGCAGCATTCCTGGAATTCCAGTGAAAAGCACTGCCAAAACGTTATTGGTAATTTCATATCTGCCTGTCACTGCCATAATGTCTCCATCCAATGTCTAAGCACCAAATTTGTTCTGATGACTCAGAAAACCACATACCAGGCAGACATCTCCCTTGAATTCCAAACTCATATTTAGTTCCCTATGCAACATATCCACCGGTCCTGTAATTAGCATCGAGCTGAGTATATTCAAAGCAGAAAAACTAGGCCCCTAACCCTGCCTTCCAAAAGCATCTTTAATGTATTTATATCCTGAATTGCACAAATATTGGACTTCCTGGGCTCTCACAAACCACAGATACCATCCATTTCAAATGGATCTCACTCCTTTGTCTGGTTTACCATCTCTACATTACCAGGATGCCCAAGCCACATCTTTCTACATGACTATACCTCTATGTGAGTCACTAGACATACTCTGTGACCTTTACGATTATTCTTGACCTAATAAGCAGAGCCTAAGAGATCCTTGTGAAAATGTTACAGGAAGTGAAATGCACTACCTCTGCAAACTTCCCCACAGTGCTCATCACAACTTGAGGAAGACTTAGCACTTTCGTtcgtttgcttttgttttaccaAGGCCAGCGTCTGGTGCCCAGCCCCACTCTGCCATTCTCccgttttctctctctcaaatgtacCAGGAATGGCCTCGGGAAACATTTGAATTTGATGTGCTCTCCAAAGCAAATAGTATCGTGATAATCCCATGGTTGCCTCCTTCACTTCATTTAGAACTCTATTCAACTTCAAGACACACTGTAAAGCTACAGTAATTGATAGTGTCTTAGAGTGGACAAGTAATCAGTGGAACAGAATGTGTAACcagaaattaaaactgctttatATGAGCCTTTGACTCTTCACATGTTTGCCAAAGCAGTCCACAGAAGGATAAAGAACATTTTCAGTAAATAGGGGTATAATAACTAATATgtgtttaatataaataaataccatCTCTAATCCCATGACAATTAATTTGAGATGAGTCAGAAACCCAAATGTAACTATGAAACTATGATGCTTACAGAAGAATATATAGGGAGATACTTTATGATTCACTAACATTCTAAGCTTTCTTAGAACAAAGAAAGTgataaatttaaaggaaagaaatgataaatcACTTGTTATCAATATTAGAACTCTTAGCactgaatattttaattaagaaaatgaatgaagggctggggtgggatTTGGTATAATGCTGTCCAGTTAGTTTGCTAATTCTAAAGTCTTTGATTCATGCAATTAAATACATCgttatttttaaatggtttgtCAGCGTTAGGACTTTGTTATctcaagattaaaaatatattttcttatttactgaAAAAAAGAACTCTATTCAAACCTCACTTCCTACAGAGTCTTTCCTCTGCTAACCTTCTTAGCTGTGCCCCCctcattgctttatttttattaaggcaGTTTTCACTTCTCCATTCTAAATTGTCTGTTTCTTGGTTATTGATTTCCTCTACTGGAGGGAATGCTTTTTGACAGCAGGGGGTGCCTCATATAACATTCCAACTTTGGAATGTAGAAGCCTCTCAAGAGTCTTGCATGAACAAATGAATGGACCATTGCAAAAGCCACAAATGGTGGGAGTTGATCTTCCCTGTAGGTaaagaaactgaattttataCAAGGAAGTGATACCTTCAGCATCAAAGGGTGGAGGTGATCGCAAAGAGGGGAAGCGACCATGCCTGAAAGTGAATCTGTTCCATTTGACTTTAAATCCTTAGTCCATTACCAACAGCATGATCAAATATGCTGATACAAGAAAGTATAGAATAGTGCTTATTAAACAGATCAAGGTAGACTTGGGGTATGGAgaaatcaaagcaacagaaatttcAGGAAATCATTCCTGGATGCTGAGATGTTTTAAGTTGTTTGATGAAAGGTGAACTGGTAATAGGATGAATACGAGAATAGGAATACTTCCACAATTAGAAAAGGGGAAACCTATAAAACATCAGCGAACTTTCTTTGCCAAAAATCAGTGTTTTAGAGTTGATAAGAATGATAAAGACTATGATTGTTCACCTAAACACTTAGTGTTATTTGTCATAGCCTTTTATCACTACAGTATTCCACTGGCCCAGACCTAGTCTTAGTAATTCAGTTATATTTTATCCCATCCTTTGTAACCAGAGGtctgtttttacttatttatttcaaagaagaaatgctTCATTTCATATAATGTCTAGAAACTGAAGATGTGTGCATGCTCAGGACACCATTGCTCTATAACAAGTTCCAATTGTAGGACACAGGGGACTTCTTGCCACAAGTTAACTTCAGTATATAAATGTGTCCATGGGGTTTTTCTAGTACTGTTCTTTTTCTACCTTAAGATAATTAAGGGTAAATGCAGTCTTAGTAAAACAAACAAGAggcaaaaaatgtttttagtatTTAGTAGTGTCCAATAGACTAGCATAATGCTGTCAgagatcacaaaaaaaaaaaaattagaggaaattgTTGAGAAGTTAGAATAATGAGCATAATGCAGAAGTTACCATCCAGTCTGTGCTCAGACGCAAAAGGAAACTGTTGCAGGGTAGGTctattgctttttaaataaaacaggCAAAGGCATAAGACCTGACCTTAACGTTCACTAGATTGGGAAAtcttatataaatacatgtaaagtGGGCAAAATAATGTTACCTTCAAGCAAAACTAATGTTCTCTAGTTGCTCACCTGCAAAGCAGACAACTCTCTCTCATGCGTTGTTCTGCAGTCTTTTTCACATCATAAGGGTCATAAGTGTGCCCTCAGTACTCTGCCTGGCACATGAGCACctattgtgttgttttcttttcccttccctgcTTTCCTTCGGCACAAGACAACAGCTCTCTGATCACAGCACCTTCTATACAACGTCTCAAAATGGGCTTTATTCTCCTCACAGCTCTATGACTTGTGAGCAGCAGCAAAAAAAATCTAATTCAAGACCAGAAATGCAGAGTGCATGTAGAAAGCTTAGAAGAAAGCAACGTCTTTGAGATTAGAGTCAGGGACTGGATGGGCTAAAGGGAAGAGAAGCTCAAGCAGCATTAGTTAGGGGAGTTCAAGGCCGAAGACATCAGAGACAACAGCCGGTACAGTCCCAACTCACCCAATGGAAGAAGGTGTCTGAGCAGGTGCTCCTGGAAGGTGCATGAATAACAGAGCTATTCTTCTTTTACAGGAAAAGCTAGAGCTTCATTTGGAGAGACAACATGAGTTTCACACTTAAATGTCACATGaggaaaataaagcagaaatCCAATGTGTTTCACTTCTCAAtgcatgtaataaaaatgaagccAAATGAAGTATAGTCATGATGGTAGATGATACTCAAAGAAGTACTATTAGTTTGTTGAGTTTAGATTCATAAAATTGGGTTCTGTTGAAAAATATGTCATTTGTCAAACTGCAAACTGTTAAATCCTACCATTCGGTAATGTTTGCCTCTCTCCTTTGAACCACTCAACTTTTCACAGCTGGAGAAGAATGAGCCCAGGAAATCACTCTGCCTTATTTGTCCTTGAGGGGTTAacagaccagccagggctccagatcccactcttttctctgtttctattgatctatgtggTCTCCATGGTGGGAAACTTGGGTTTAGTCTTTTTAATCAGGATTAGCTCTCAGCTTCACACACCCATGTATTATTTTCTCAGTAACTTGTCCTTCATAGATCTCTGCTACTCCTCTGTTATAATACCAAAGATGCTGGTGAACTTTGTATCAGAGAAGAATTCCACATCCATTCCTGAATGCATGGCCCAGctgtttctgttctctttcttcgGCATTGATGACTCTTACATGCTAACagtcatggcctatgaccgctatgttgCCATTTGCAACCCCTTGCTCTACAATGTCATCATGTCTCACACAGTCTGTGTGCTACTGTCCACTGCTGTATATGCTATGGGGGCCTTTGGGGCCACGGTCCATACCAGCTACATATCCAGCCGTTCCTTCTGTGGAACTAATATCATTCACCATTACTTCTGTGACATCCTCCCTCTTCTGAATATAGCTTGCTCAAGAGACTATACCAAGGAGTTTTGGGTGATGATACTGGTTGGATTTAATGTATTTGCAAGTGTGTTTGCCATCATCATCTCTTATGCCTTCATCCTTGCCAGCATCCTGAGAATACGTTCAGCCGACGGCAGATCCAAAGCCTTTAGCACCTGCAGTTCCCATCTTGCAGCTGTTGGAATCTTCTATGGCTCCATCATCTTCATGTATTTTAAACCATCTACAGGTGACACAACCCAGGGAAAAGTGGCTTCTGTCTTTTACACCACAGTGATTCCCATGCTTAACCCCCTTATATACAGCCTTAGGAACAAAGATGTCAAAGACGCCATAAAAAAACTTGTGAATGGTGGGATATTCTCTCAGTCTGTATAGAAAACAGCACCTTTAAGCTAGCAATTTAAACATTCATTTTGTCCTTTAAATTGTCTTGCATGTAAGAATACTATTTCAAGTTGAAGGGTCATCTTAATATAAAATGTCTGTGTGGTTTATTTTTGGTGAACCTCCTTCCCCATTTTAGTGTCCCTGCTCCCAACACAGTGTTTTTTTTACTCTCCTTGGTCTCTCTAGCCTACTTTCTGTggcaagccacaagaatatgtTATCAGGAGTCCAGCTGTgcattaaagctataccttgaccaggCCAAGGGTCAGTAAGGTGAGAAGCCATCTAGCATGGACTATTTGGTGTTGCACAGCTTAATATTTAGCTGTGACTTGTTATGAATTCCTTGTGGTCACAATtcccatagaatgtgtgtgtgaacttcctgttcaggccagtacttggataaggtgACTCAGGCAAAGCCAAGCAGGcagtagatgcatagctttgtttcttgtgcaaatgaagtgcagaccatccccttgccttgaggcctagtggctctccagagcaattggcTGAGAAAAAGgattttacatatcaaggtggaaggtaggatAGAGcaattcctgaggaggcagagaactgtgtgaggaggggaagaagaaacaggTGTTTTCTGTAGAGGAGACAGAACAGCATtaccagggagaagggaagaacacagaggttttgtagatggtaaggcagaactcttgtggAGGTCATCAAAGCCAGGaatagagagcaagtagagatggaggatGAAGAAACAGGACCgggatgaggctggaagcataagagcttagttgttagcaggactatgagagggcaGCAAAAGAAAGGACAAAGAGGAACTCAGTGTCAGGActgaactgaagctatgtagacaggatttcatcccagagaaataaagtggacAGACAAAGAGCTTgatgtatctagatttattcctgccctgaatgcctgacggAGCTGGAGCTGTAtggatagaattttgtcttagatgaataaagttaacagacataagagcatagtggacatagatttttttcctcagataTCTCATGCTGGACGTAGCATCTTCCTTGGACTCTGGGTATCCATAACTTTCTTACCTACTGGTATACATATAAgtatacatataaatgtgtgtgtgtgtgtgtgtgtgtgtgtgtgtgtgtgtgtgtgtgtgtgtgtgttcttcgcAAATAgcactaagaaaaaaataagacaaataaaactTAGAGGTCTCATGTGAGCCAGGTctgatttataaattttaaaaatcacatttattgatttgtggaAGGAGGGGTTCCATGAAAGGAGTGTCAGGGGACAAGATGAGAgggttggctctctccttttcccatgtGAGTCCTGGAAATCAGGTCTTCAATTTGATGACAAGCATCCTAACCTACAAAGCCACCTCAGTGGCCTACAGCcatattttaaatgac
This window harbors:
- the LOC102919750 gene encoding olfactory receptor 8D1-like, producing the protein MSPGNHSALFVLEGLTDQPGLQIPLFSLFLLIYVVSMVGNLGLVFLIRISSQLHTPMYYFLSNLSFIDLCYSSVIIPKMLVNFVSEKNSTSIPECMAQLFLFSFFGIDDSYMLTVMAYDRYVAICNPLLYNVIMSHTVCVLLSTAVYAMGAFGATVHTSYISSRSFCGTNIIHHYFCDILPLLNIACSRDYTKEFWVMILVGFNVFASVFAIIISYAFILASILRIRSADGRSKAFSTCSSHLAAVGIFYGSIIFMYFKPSTGDTTQGKVASVFYTTVIPMLNPLIYSLRNKDVKDAIKKLVNGGIFSQSV